The Glycine max cultivar Williams 82 chromosome 17, Glycine_max_v4.0, whole genome shotgun sequence genome contains the following window.
ggtttttaaatattaactaCTGTTATGTATTCATTTGTATTTTACTTTATACCATAAAAAATTAGGTTTTGAAGTGGATTGATTTAAGCTGAACATGATGCTATTAGACATTTTGTAATCTGCAGCATTTCCTGGTTACTGCTTTGTATTCTTGGGCTTTATTTCAACAGTTGATGTATATTGGAAAACTTGACTGAATTCAATGGAGTTTAATGTGTTTGATCGACAATTTTTAGTTGAGTTTCCATACAAAAGCAGTACACTGTtggctttttatttttatttttattgaattctcttaattttcttcctctcaaaacctttactttttatttttcttcatttgtgACAGGGATACAGCTGGCCAGGAAAGATTTAGAAGTCTTATTCCAAGCTACATTAGGGACTCATCTGTTGCTGTCATTGTTTATGATGTTGCAAGTATGCCATTTAGACCTGCTTTCTTTCACCTATTCCCTCCATGACGAATTATATTTTCTTGCAgatttttcatttcaatataataatatattaatagttaataagttttttttttggatgctGGTTAATTAAGTGTTGAATTTGAAGAGCtgagttttctattcattattaatttcttcaaaaacttATTAAGGAAGAAGATTTATATCTTAGAGGAATATGTATGctccatttaataaaaaatcacgTTATTTAAGTAattccttttcctttctttgggaTATGATTTGAgtgaaatattcattttttacatAAAGTGGGTGAATTCTTTTAATcaaaaaagaaagtgaataTGGGATGAACATGTGGCCTCCCCCAGATTCTAAAGTTACCTGTGCCAATTAGGTAATTAATTATCAGGAACTGGAACTTCTCAAGAAGTAGCTTTCTCTAACAGGTGCTGCCTGTTATTCTTGGACAGCTCGAATCTCTCTAGTTGACTCATATCATGTGTGCATAGTTTTTTGTTCACTGTTCCTAAAGTCCTAAACACTTTGATGGACAGTTTCTGATTGTTCAGCATTCTTGTGATATAGGCCGTCAGACTTTCCTAAACACATCAAAGTGGATTGAAGAGGTGCGCAGTGAAAGAGGCAGCGATGttattgttgttcttgttgggAACAAAACTGATCTTGTGGATAAAAGGTAATGGCTAATCAATGGTAGAGTGACTAACTTCATCAGATAGTTTATACTGGCCGGTTTCATGACATGACTCTTATGTTCTGTATTATCTAATGGCCtatttgatgttgatttttggCTAGTTACTAATTCAACACTTAAGAGAAAGTTTATGGGTTAGTAAAGAAGAAACTGTTGTGATCAAGGGAAGTAAAACTACACAAATAATCATTTCATTCTTCACAGGCTAGACTGTGGGATGTGGGACAAGAATAAGAGAACAATACTGTGTGCAGTAGATTAAAGCTAATAGAAAAATTCATCAATCATATGAAGGGGGatatttgtgttttgtttggTGAAATGAGTTATAAATCGGTTAAGATCTTCAAACAACTGGAATATTTACTGTGTCACTGTTTCAAGCCTTGAATAGCCTCAAGAATTCCTTGAGAATGAGTGACTCGTGACAAGTAGTCCATTcagataaaatgaaaaacatcTCAAGCTATATATTAGACATATACATCACAAACTTCATTTACTATGTATGAAAGACCTAGAGAGAACTGGCATAGTTTAAGGGCTTTATTTAGTTTCTTcttttattcaatatatttattatcagGTATGTGTACATCTAAGAGAGAGATATCTGGGGAAAGTGAGAGGAGGGACAGTGAAAGATGTTGTCCAATTTGATTTTCTGTCCTTCCAGTATGTTTGCGACATTTTGAGGAAAAACTGttaaaatatgttgttttttCTTGCTAAAAACTGGATATTGTTTCCTGACTTGGTAAATTTGAAACATGCTTCATTTTCCTAACCATGCATAGGAAAGTTGTCCATGAAGCTGCAcaagaaaaaaagtgattattttccccaaaaatatgttaaatccAAACATGAAGAAGAATGTTGCTTAGATTTTTAGAAACATGTTAGAAGGGGGTCACTGTTATCCATGAAAGATGATATGAAAGGAATTAGCAGAACCCTATATTTATGATAGTCCAAGTCTTAGAATTTGGGCTTAGGACCtaactcaatcctacaaaatTAGCTTGTAAGGTGGAGACTACCCAAGCTTTATAAGCTCTATTTAAGTTATATCTCTAGTCAATGTGGGACTAAACACCATCCTTGAGGTTGCAATTAAGGCAGCCCTCAAAGAGACCGCAACTAAGGCGAGTTAGGGATGACAGTAAGCACTAAGTCTCTAAAATATGACCTGCTTGAATGGTTTGGCCCTTGAAATGCTTCTTTTGCACTCTGCGTATTTGTTCCGATATCTTGTACAAAATATGACCCGCTTTACATTTCCTTTCTGTAGCTTATTTCCAGCAAGGAGATTGCTATGGTACAATGACtaacattttataatatttaaaaatctatTATATACTAGTAGTTGCAAGTGAAATGTTTAAGAATTCACCTTGGGTTCCtaatccaggaaaaaaaatggttacAGGAACAAGGTTGTTTGACTTTTCATTATGGGTAATGTTCTATACATTTGACACTACAGGCAAGTCTCTACAGAGGAAGGGGAAGCAAAGTCCCGAGAGCTAAACGTTATGTTTATTGAAGCTAGTGCAAAAGCTGGCTTTAATATAAAGGTAAGCCTCTCCCTTCTATGCCAtagatatttaataaatatcagCTTGATAATCTAGAAGAAAGCTATCTCACCAGGTCCTGAGGTGCATATATtctttttagtgataatttgTCAGGGAAGTTAATATGATTTTTCTGTATAATTATAAGCCTATTGCATTGTCTTGCAGAATGAATACAACAGTTGGTTGTTTCTACTAGTCAACTTAAAATTTTCCTTAAGTTTTCCTCAATTATGTTAGATATACTTGCTGGCATTATGATATATCTACTTGTTATATATACCTAGTCCTGACTTTTTATTTGTACTGCTTTGtcaaactttttatatttaggCCCTCTTTCGAAAAATTGCTGCTGCATTACCCGGAATGGAAACATTATCTACAACAAAACAGGAAGATATGGTTGACGTGAACCTGAGGTCTTCTGGTAGCCATGATTCCCAACCTCAGTCGGGTGGATGTTCTTGCTGAATGAATGTGCCTTGTCCTAAAGTTTTGTATCTTTTTGCTTCATGCTATTTATTTTGGAATGTGTTTGTCTCAGATCTGTAAAGATTCATTAGTCCTTTAGACTTAAACAACTTTATGTGAGAGAAACTATTGAAAACAAGTGGAGAGGTAGCAATGGAAGAACAAATGTAATACAGCTCATTGGTTAGTTGgctattcattattatttactttGATAAAGATAAAAGTCTACATTTACCTTCTTCGTCCTATATTTGATCTAGTGTTACTACAATACTTCtgtactttattaaaaaaattaatgagtaAACCCCAATTTTAATTAGCACATGAAATTATAAGCTCTTGTCATTTTAGTTTTGGCTTAATTACACTTGATATCcccagtttttttattttttggcaaattttacatctaacaaattaatttaatgtattttaccTTTAACTTTTAAGAGACTTGTAAATTTTATGCCTTGGTTTTAGActttcatttaatcataaataacaaattacGAGTAAACGACGATATACAATTATTTAAGACAATAAGTGCATACACATGCATTGCATGCTTAGCATTAGACGATAGTTTGACGCTTGTCTAGTAATTGGACAGAATTAATATAACTATTGATGAGGTGGTGTGAATTTCAAAATCCCTTTAGCATAAGTAACAAATGAGATACTTTTGAAAATAGAAGTTGGAGGCAACCGAACGTGAATATATACAAACAATCATTAGTCTTGATGTATAATCATAAACAGTTTTTTTCTCTCCATACAAACAGCTAAAATTGGGGTTGGGGACCCGTATTAAGGTGGAATGGAACAGGCAAAGAGAGGCTGTATCTGCAATACGGGGAGCATTACTTTCTGGTTGTAGTACCCACTTGGACTCGGAGCTTTGAGAGATTGTAGCCAAGAGACTTATTGAGTTGGAACCAAGAGATATTGGCCCTTatattttgctgtcaaatatgTATGCTGCTCAGGGGAGATGGGATGTGAGATTGATGATAAATGAAAAGGGGTTACAGAAAGAAGCAGCATCCAGCTTGGTTCATCTTGAAGATTTTGAatctaaatattttgttaagaaTAATTCAGGCCATAGGAAAAAGATAATGTACTCGATGTTGAGTGAATTAGGAACACAGATGAAATTATCTGTTGGACACTCGATTAAGGAAGACAATTTCATACCTAGATAAAGATAAGAGTCTCTATTTTAGAGGCTGTTGGGAGAGAAGCAAAGTGCAAGTTAAGGAACGAGATGTTGAGGTCATGATTATGGATATCAGGGAAAAAGATGTCATAACTCATAAAAGAGGCTGCCACTAAAAACTATGTGTTGCAGGATGGGGATGCTATGATCATGTAAGGATCTTGTAGATTCTGCAGGTCCAGATTGGTTTCACCATAGATTTTGGGTCCCTGAATTTTCTGGTAGCAGATAATTTATTTGATGAAGAATAACTTGCTCAATGTCTTGCATAATTAAGACACTCAGATAATCAATCCATAAAATCCAAAGTAGAGAAGAGAGATTTCATCAACTTTGTTTGTCAAGTGAAAATTCTTGCAAGACGAGTGTCGGGTCTTACGGTGCATACTCGAAATGGAGTTTTAAGGAAGATGAGTGGCTGGTACTAAAGATCAAGAAACACAGTTATGCCGTCAGATTGTAGACCCTCTTCACCTTCCTTGATAAAAGGATATCAAAGAAGCAGACAACCATATATCTCTATCTTTTCCAGACTAAAAATTATTGGATGAGAGAATTTTGTCTcagttcaaaataagaaaaacaccCATATACAAAGAACACTTACAAAGTATTGACACTTATCTTGTCTCAAGGAGGCAAGTGAGGATTCAAGACTGTCGTTTCACTTGACTAATTCCTTAAGATTCATATCTATATCTTCATCTTTGTACTCAgatatttgtaattttgaatttttctttatcatatttatagCTGTATAATAGCTTATTTGATGTGCACAAGTAAAATATCATGACTGTAATTTTTTTGAAGCCTTCCAATCTCTGTCCACACAAGCGCGAGTGCAGGTGCCCCTGTTGTTGGGTGAAGAGCTAGCAAATAAAATTGGGggaattgttttctttgagtttattaattattattttgggaAAGTTTATTTATTCTCCTGTTATATAGTCATTTCTCCATAATTGTTAGCTTGTTTAGAAGAAATGAAAGCATAATTCCAACATCTGGAATTTTTTAGGACATTTGGCATATGATTTTTAAACCAATACAATGAAATTTACTTCCattgctattaatatttcataGCTTCTTTTTGCTTGCGGAGGTATAATGACCGAATCTTTCTCAAATGCTTAGTGACAACTTTGAGCCTTTTCTAGCTACTGTATTCATCTGTTTACCTTGTGAATGAATAATTCTATGACAAGTTCAGTGGCTGAATTGTTGATCCATTGAAAGCTACTGGAAACCAAGTGATATTTCAACATGCTTGTGAataaaattgagatatttttaattatgaaatacATAAGGAgttacactaaaaaaaaaaaaaaacactgggGATTTGGGTGACATGCATACATGTCTAGTAAGATCATAGAATTTCGTCGGTCCTCACAActtaagagaaaaacaaaattattgaaGGGAAATTAAATAGGGTAAATCGACTgaacttaaaataataaacttaatttttttttttatttcatatattacAGGCAACATCAGATTGATACTTATTTTTTGGTGCTTCTCTATTGGTCCACTTGTACCCCTAAGTCGTATGTTTGTCCAGCCTTCCAGTCTTGTGGTATGTTATTAACAGGAACCACCCATGTTTCTTCTCCCTCTTCTTCAGGGCTAAACAACATCCTCAAAGTCAAAGGTCCACTTGGTGGAGCTGTAGTGGTCCAAACTGCTCCATGACTCCGGTCCAGTAACTTGCACACAAAGTTTTGAGTCTGCACTCAGCAAAAAGAGATAATACTCATTACAATACTTTTCATCTAACTAACTGGACGTTACTCATACATCCATTTCAATTGAATGATGAAGAGTTTAATGTCTTAGTGATTTCCATATCAAaagttaattatttgataaaatatatggCTAACCAGTGGTtaagaaatcaaacaaaaaaaattattaaaaataacataggAGTGTAATTAAAAATCACTGCAAGCGTATTTTTACACTGGTTAGCATTTGTGAAAAAGTTGATAGAAAATCAGTAAATGATCttaaaaatactcaaatttcaccAGGTTTCTTGACTAAATTATCTGTTCAAAGATTTGacaatttctaattgattgGCACGGGAAGGAGGAAGTATACCTCACAAAGCTGAACAGCAGTTATGTCTCTACTTCCTTGTTGAAACCATATGACAAAAGCCAAATAGTGAGGGTTGTTGCTGCTCTCATGTATCTTAACtgtaatgtttttgtttgggtAGCTGCATGAGACACTGCAGATAACAAGAGAGGCCTAGTTAAGTCTTTGGTTTCAACATTctacttaaaaatttaatgcatGCATGAATCAAAAAGGTGTTGTTCTGTGTGGAAGAATCTCTGACCGTCTATATTGAATATCAAGTACGCCAAGAGCTAATAGAGATGCAGCAGCGTCAGTGTTGAGAGCCATTCTACCAAAGGCTCGTTGGCTAAGAATGAAATCAGTGTTATGACCTGAGCCTGAGTCAGTTATAACCACAGTCACACCGTTGTCTGAGCATAAAGCACTATTGCTACATCTTACCTGGTAAAACATAATGAGAAATATTACTTTCAAAGAAAGTACGTACTAGAACTATATATAATGCATGTATATACACTGTTATATTGCAAAGTGCTGTTGAAGAATGCCTATTAATTAAGTACAACTcataaaaagattaatataaCTATCTATGATCTAGTTTGTTGCTAGTTTAATATATCTTGAACTTTTGATCGGTCGTGCGTATAATTATATAGAGGATGAACTCATGCAAACGCAAGAATTAATTACTCGTACGGACGaaataacaaatataacaaaaaagaaaaaaaggttctttttttttttacagtaaaaaaaaagttgtttgtGTGTGCATGTGTATGTGTATTAAAAGTGAGATTTACATATAGGTTATtgctaattaatttttgttaatcttCAGAAAACATGCACGATAAAATCATCCTATAGGTTGTGTtagtacatatataataatattaaactcATTAGGGtcggtttaatagtaatgagtATGATCgataaatgcataaaaaattaagttcGATCTTCATTGTAGttgttgtattaaaaaaaagagcaagTAATAATACTGTATACTAGCTTGATCAGAACTCACTTGGTAACAGGCACCACAGCCAACACCATTTCGATAAAGATTAGATGCAGCTGATACGTCGCCACCATTAACCGTAGCACCAAAGGAACCAAATTCACATGCACCAACtgcattaaattaattaaaatcatgttaataaaatatcatttcatgtttgcattttgttatacttttatcagtaattaattttcttaccaTCTGTGCCATTTTCTTGAGAGTTTGGGTAAAATGCTGCACGAGATTGAACAAATGAAGTATCTGCCAGAGTTTGCATGAAAAGAAAGGTGGCAAGAAGAAGGGGATACAAAAGAGAGAGAGCCATGTGTGAGAtagaattataaattaaagcaattaagatggaaaaatgaaaaacttagTAATATGCATGGAGGGAACCCGGATTTCTCCCATTTATAGAGAAATATTATTGGTCAATGTTATCAACTTCGACATTCcaaaaggtataaaattaaattattcacaAATTTGAATAAGAGGAATTTTGCTACGGTACGTTTTCTCTGAGTTATTTGCTTAGAGTTGGACTACAGGCTATTTGTCTTAATTTGACGATCGAGGAACGCCACTTTAAacttttgtaagaaaaaattgGGATTTGACTACTAccaaattaataagaaaatatataaagtaaaaataaataaaaataaagaattatgaGCTGTACTGTTTTTAGACCAAAACATGAGCTgttgttaaaattgattttcatatatttttacagTTTCTCATAATTCTTTATCATTTTTACCATTTAAAGCATTTAAATAATATCTGTTTCCTTCAACTTAacaattctaaaataattataagaatgTTTTATAACGGATCCTACAACTTAGAAAGTTTCTGGAAAGCTTCACATAATATCAGTTGAAAAATATGCCCGATGcgcaaaaggtaaaaaaaggtATAATTCTTTTCTTCCTATATACTATATACTATATAGTCCATGCGGCTTGCTCTCCGATGGAAACCAATTGCTTTAAGAGTTTCTTTGGGAGTCAATATTTTCAAAGTAACACTTTGAACATCTCTAATGCAATTGCTAAAttggatttttaaaattgagcaacaatatttaatttttggtgataaatttatacttttattattttctaaatattttaaaaatatataagtaaatattttaatttaaaatgaaaatatataaagatgTGAAGTTTATTATGAAGCCTACTTACATTAAGAACTCAACTTGGTTCcattatttgaaagaaaaatagtaaatactCTTGCATTATTTTATGTCACTATAGAGAACCATCAAGAAAGAGTTAATTATCTAAACTGAATTCCTGCATATGCTCTTTGAGATAGTGTAATAGTCTAATAGGTACTGTTTATAGTCTCTTTCTACAGTAGCAATTGCTGTGATGGGAGAGAAAAATACAGGATTCAATTGAGACGGACCTAACATGTGGGTTTCACATGCTGGATCTTGTATCTTTCTTTGTTCTTGCTATAGGGTATAACATGGTTGGACTtagattaaaatatcttttaaatttaaactattttagaTCAAGAAATGTATGTATctatattttctcattttatacttatgagttaaatatgttttacttCATGTAGATGCAAAATGATACTGAAGAGGTCTACTTTAGTTTATTAACGTTGAATATAGTGAGAGTGTTGttgtaaatatcttttatttatgtttaattaaattggaAAAAAGTTCTCTCTTCTCCTCTTTCTCACAGCGGGTGttgaataataatttcattttcctATATCTCAATATCCtgcatatataattttcattcgcAAGCATAGACGTTTGATTATGACTTATGAGAGGCAATTGACATTTGCTCACCTAAATGGTAGGCTAAAACCAAAGATTGAATTGTACTGAATTAAAAAGTGAAGTAGCCTGAATTGGAATGGAATATAAGGGCGAAGAGTTAGGCCTTTCAGCACTTTGAAATGAGTATGACCCTATATATGTCACGCATATTTTAGAGTTAATTCCCACATTTTGTCAAAGATCACATAGTAAGTACCTTGATCTCAATGTGGAAGATGCATACGAAATATCCATCTAATTTAGATTAGATATTATTAGTATAGTATGTTTGAAGATACATTACACGGGGACACAAATGCAAAAGGAGCAGACTCTCGTCATGATGAGAAAATGACCTTGGTCCTCCGCATATCTATATAGcactttttgtttttgctaGGTCGTTTGATGGTCATGTCATAACATTGTGGGCATATGTTATTATAGTGATGTTCAAAAGCCAATATTTCTTTGAACCAGTATCTGTAAATGTAGTCTCTTCCAAATTTGCAGAAGCCTGCTGCCAAGTTTTCATGAGTTTTGTGCAAAGCATGATTTTAAATTGCTGGTATAGTCGGTGAGTCAGAAAACCTTTATATtgtagataattaaaaaaaaatacaactaatgtgataactaagaaaaataataaatttctcacatatttaaaatcaatttaactttattatttaaaatttccaaaaattaaggaataaaagtttattttattttatctttttaatttgttctcccacaaatatttatgaaaaattcatTCAAGTATAACTTATTTATGCTAAAgcttatgatttttcttttatcaataaatgttgatttattaattttggttaGAAATCTAAAGCTTAAGATGATATCTTGAGCTAGAAGTTtggccaataaaaatattttattaagaaattaagaaaatgagattaaaaggATCGAAGACCACTTGGTAGTTGGTAGTTCTTATACGTGTCATACTTATATTTGTCATAAATTAACCATTCAAAAACGCTAAAATACTTATGATATTAGGTGGAAACATTTAACTTGTTTATATTTCTAATGGTAGGCGCACCTGTCTTAAAAGTtggatgaaattgattttaatacaattaattttgaattattaaacACAATccaaattagttataattataaattttatattcaagCATATCATGTACTTGGGTTGACAGAATTGATTCTTTGGCGTGCTGCTGACAAAGACTGCCACGAAGGTAAGTCCCTTGAAGCACATCAGATAGAGGCACTGGACCCAGCAGCGTGCCATTTGTAATCATCAATTTGTGTGAAGAAAAGAGAGGTAATAATAATCTATATACTTGTGGTACATCCAAGGAAACTTCTCCTAGATGCATATTTCTTGTCCTTATCGTTTGAGATATTTACCCTAAATATCAGGGAAGGAAGAAACGGAATTTATATAGACTGCTAGCAGTAGGAGATTGAGAGGTActgaaacaaaaacacaaaataaggataaatatataataatattccaattaataaagataaaaaatggaatttaatataatatttttaagaatagaCACGATATTTTCAGTCGAGAGTCAATGACCCGTTTATCTTACTACCGATATTCATTTgagtatttatttaataaataggagtaaaatttaaattaatactccAAAAAGATAAGTCATGAGATAACATGATTTCTAAATTGAAAATCAtacattattttatgattttttttcattaaagttataaaaaaattaaccactttaattttttttttatttttttaacacaacttTAAAGtgttaagagttttttttcatacgactttaaagtcgtaatagaatttttttttctttttttcttattaaaattgtaaattattttacaacttTAATTCTTTTGCACCCaaggtatttttcttaaattgtaaatattttttattttaattatttaatgaattaatgtatgctttctttttttgttttatttaatattttctatatattttatattattttatttaatatgttctatatttttatatattggtttatttaatatattttctatatttaatatgttctatatttttttactaattttaaggattattatttgttttgtaaattaaaaaataatgaaaagaaattaaataaaaatattaaaatgtactttgtctaacaaaaatattaaaatgttttgttgctaatattaacaaataatattaacttataatttatcaaataatattaattttttaaaaaaagtttaatatttgTGGCTCAAGAAATTGTAAATACACAACTTGGACGACGAGCAATGACATGAACTATCAAATTGAACCAATGGTGTTGTGATTGTGAAAATTTTCGGTTCGAATTCCTTACTTGCATGCAATTGTAACATGTGCTTCTTGCATTTTAAACTGTAATGACTTTGTTAACCCTGAATACAAGTGGGAAAACATTTAAAAAGTTTTCATTCCGTTATAAATGAAGATAAATGACCTTAATATTTGGGTCCATATTTTGTGTCTAGTCCTTCAAAGAGATGAGACACAGGAGAAAGACCAATCACTAGTCGTATAGATAATAAGATTGACAAATCAATTCCAAATAAGcctaagaaatatttatttgtatagAACTGAATGACATAATCGTAGTAACGATTCATATAAGTAAATTGATTACTAATATTATTTCTACCTTTTAATTTTATgcttctatttaatttttattgttcaatttatattaatgtattatgttgtttttattttaacaattatttttattactaaattattttctgttgttaatattaaaataatttataaaataaaattaattaatacta
Protein-coding sequences here:
- the LOC100790511 gene encoding ras-related protein RABH1b, giving the protein MAPVSALAKYKLVFLGDQSVGKTSIITRFMYDKFDNTYQATIGIDFLSKTMYLEDRTVRLQLWDTAGQERFRSLIPSYIRDSSVAVIVYDVASRQTFLNTSKWIEEVRSERGSDVIVVLVGNKTDLVDKRQVSTEEGEAKSRELNVMFIEASAKAGFNIKALFRKIAAALPGMETLSTTKQEDMVDVNLRSSGSHDSQPQSGGCSC
- the LOC100791557 gene encoding expansin-like B1-like precursor, translating into MALSLLYPLLLATFLFMQTLADTSFVQSRAAFYPNSQENGTDVGACEFGSFGATVNGGDVSAASNLYRNGVGCGACYQVRCSNSALCSDNGVTVVITDSGSGHNTDFILSQRAFGRMALNTDAAASLLALGVLDIQYRRVSCSYPNKNITVKIHESSNNPHYLAFVIWFQQGSRDITAVQLCETQNFVCKLLDRSHGAVWTTTAPPSGPLTLRMLFSPEEEGEETWVVPVNNIPQDWKAGQTYDLGVQVDQ